The Haladaptatus cibarius D43 genome includes a region encoding these proteins:
- a CDS encoding alpha/beta fold hydrolase, with the protein MSVTKPPTTGDTVINTDESLLTDCDVESTYRDVNDVQLHVVAAGDPDAPLVVLLHGHPDFWYGWRDQICSLVEADFRVVVPDQRGCNLSEAPDGIDAYRQSELVADVRELIYSEGRESAHIVGHDFGGFVAWNLALRHPSMVDRLGIFNVPHPKVYRDTLRSSPQQIARSWYVWFYQVPKLPEWMLTRNDMANMVDSLEITSNPGTFDEETITCYKAAWRHTGITPRINWYRGFRRSDSPSRNTVTQPTLICWGKDDIALLPSMAEESVDYCEDGQVQMFPDASHWVHHECDEVTEALRRHLL; encoded by the coding sequence ATGTCAGTCACGAAACCACCCACGACCGGAGATACAGTCATAAACACTGATGAATCGTTACTCACCGATTGCGATGTTGAATCCACCTATCGCGACGTCAACGACGTGCAATTACACGTCGTCGCCGCTGGCGACCCCGACGCGCCACTGGTCGTCCTCCTACACGGACATCCCGATTTCTGGTACGGCTGGCGCGATCAGATCTGTTCGCTCGTCGAGGCCGACTTCCGTGTGGTCGTCCCTGACCAGCGGGGCTGTAATCTGAGCGAAGCACCCGACGGAATCGATGCCTATCGACAATCGGAACTAGTCGCTGACGTGCGCGAATTGATCTACAGTGAGGGTCGAGAATCTGCCCACATCGTCGGGCACGACTTCGGTGGGTTCGTCGCCTGGAATTTAGCACTCCGTCACCCCTCTATGGTCGATCGATTAGGGATATTCAACGTCCCCCATCCGAAAGTGTATCGAGATACGTTACGATCCAGTCCCCAGCAAATCGCGCGGAGCTGGTACGTCTGGTTCTATCAGGTGCCGAAGCTCCCCGAATGGATGTTGACTCGGAACGATATGGCCAATATGGTTGATTCTCTCGAAATAACGTCCAACCCTGGGACGTTCGACGAAGAAACGATTACCTGCTACAAGGCGGCCTGGCGCCACACTGGAATTACACCGAGAATCAACTGGTATCGTGGGTTCCGTCGTTCGGACAGTCCGTCACGCAATACCGTCACCCAACCGACGCTGATTTGTTGGGGAAAAGACGACATAGCACTCCTCCCCTCGATGGCCGAAGAGAGCGTCGACTACTGTGAGGACGGTCAGGTACAGATGTTTCCGGACGCGTCACATTGGGTTCATCATGAGTGTGACGAAGTTACGGAAGCGCTACGCCGTCATCTCTTGTAA
- a CDS encoding helix-turn-helix domain-containing protein produces the protein MRYLTVLVKPDGGKAFHPLGKKLTDAPSIERRAIHHIELLDDDTVLLFAEASGSKKHYEQIMEESPHVISYLTSGDDRWMAVSQFEPTEEVRQSLELQRKSFLVIETPIHFTSDNQLKITWLGTDKTFRRLYEYAEEKGQFAFEILKMGDYNANKSSLNRMVTARQKEVLEVAVDLGYYSEPRQVSLEDIGEVVGISSGTVGEHLRKAEERVFTELVH, from the coding sequence ATGCGATATCTCACAGTATTAGTTAAACCAGACGGAGGAAAGGCGTTCCATCCACTCGGGAAGAAACTGACAGACGCCCCGTCTATCGAGCGGAGGGCCATTCATCATATTGAACTACTTGATGATGATACTGTACTCCTATTTGCCGAGGCGAGCGGTAGTAAGAAACACTACGAGCAAATCATGGAGGAGTCCCCACATGTCATCAGTTATCTTACTTCCGGAGATGACCGGTGGATGGCAGTAAGCCAATTTGAGCCGACAGAAGAGGTTCGCCAATCCCTCGAACTGCAACGAAAATCGTTTCTGGTAATCGAGACACCAATTCACTTCACGTCCGATAACCAGCTCAAAATCACATGGTTAGGAACTGATAAAACATTCAGAAGACTGTACGAATATGCTGAGGAGAAGGGACAATTCGCGTTTGAAATACTCAAGATGGGCGATTACAACGCTAATAAATCATCGTTAAACAGGATGGTTACAGCTAGGCAAAAAGAAGTGCTTGAGGTAGCAGTTGATCTGGGATATTATAGTGAACCTCGCCAAGTGTCCCTCGAAGACATTGGCGAGGTAGTCGGGATTTCTTCTGGAACGGTCGGTGAGCACCTTCGGAAAGCCGAAGAACGTGTGTTCACCGAACTCGTTCACTGA
- a CDS encoding ArsR/SmtB family transcription factor — protein MTSNDDVFRALADSTRRLILEELTDNSEQTLFELCARLTMEHDVDMSRQGVSKHLEVLEEAGLVTSTRRGRTKVMEFGGADHVKAAAAWMHRLTENDTNTEPERS, from the coding sequence ATGACCTCTAACGACGACGTATTCCGGGCCTTGGCCGACAGCACGCGGCGGTTGATCCTAGAGGAATTGACGGACAACAGTGAACAGACGCTCTTCGAACTCTGTGCGCGCCTGACCATGGAGCACGATGTCGACATGTCCCGACAAGGGGTGAGCAAGCACCTCGAAGTCCTTGAGGAGGCCGGTCTCGTCACCTCGACGCGTCGCGGCAGGACCAAAGTCATGGAGTTCGGTGGCGCAGACCATGTCAAGGCAGCAGCAGCCTGGATGCACCGTCTGACCGAGAACGACACCAATACGGAACCCGAGAGGAGTTAA
- a CDS encoding VOC family protein yields the protein MEITVTSVHVDDQQKALEFYTNVLGFEKKTDEPVGEARWLTVVEPKSPDGVELFLESIGSPEVAEELEAYRDALVTNGIPWTQFGCENVKAEYERLSEQGVEFTQKPMTAGGVTMAVFDDTCGNLIQIIQQ from the coding sequence ATGGAAATTACTGTAACAAGCGTACACGTTGATGACCAGCAGAAGGCCCTGGAGTTCTACACGAACGTCCTCGGCTTCGAGAAGAAGACCGACGAACCAGTTGGTGAGGCGAGATGGTTGACCGTGGTCGAACCGAAATCACCCGATGGCGTCGAACTGTTCCTAGAATCCATAGGGAGTCCAGAAGTAGCTGAGGAGCTCGAAGCGTACCGCGACGCGCTCGTCACCAACGGCATCCCCTGGACGCAGTTCGGGTGTGAGAACGTGAAGGCCGAATACGAACGCCTGAGCGAGCAAGGCGTCGAGTTCACCCAAAAGCCGATGACCGCCGGGGGCGTCACGATGGCCGTCTTCGACGACACATGCGGGAACCTCATCCAGATCATCCAACAGTGA
- a CDS encoding transposase, with translation MEQRGRRLTDAFVAALGLREHLREGTDFCTALTDLTLQIETLEDGYPEWHPASYPFVGMLKLFLYLEITGDSYRSLTRHPELTDVFGLKRIPDESVLSRTWRNRFDDGVRGYITASAHLLVKEIHNEDLSVPEVRPLEEVKQPSEEDADSAEDATEFSDEEIYRTTRLAREHGFGPFDSGRAQNATYEDTRFFELQTFIGMVNCGTPQGAVRFKFRRGTEYGPHGDTHLRAVKQFNPEDLLEGFQQATERLLSVIQSESSFRRPVTVAIDITTIRYFGNVEGMPMVSGTKDGKGRAFKFATLSIVGWNIPLILAVEPVRESSSWDENPPNRIHRVVRRLVRRAQEHVPIEMVLCDREFDSMQVSQTLLNLDVNYLIPKRIHSTERENIETMDEDGQEVAVESATVHVDHGSHAMQFLYVPSTKGEGTAVFATNLSVGSKEAETFCRRYSRRWQIENGYKSIKNDFLAKTSSKDYRVRLFYFVFAVLLHNIWRLTDFLLKAGVGGEMDYAPVLTAGECVELVCSALIPPD, from the coding sequence ATGGAACAGCGTGGCCGCCGATTGACCGACGCATTCGTCGCTGCTCTTGGACTCCGCGAACACCTCCGTGAAGGCACGGATTTCTGTACTGCGCTCACCGATCTTACGCTTCAGATAGAGACACTCGAAGATGGGTATCCTGAGTGGCATCCCGCTTCGTATCCATTCGTTGGCATGCTCAAGCTCTTCCTCTACCTCGAAATTACCGGGGACAGTTATCGGTCGCTCACACGTCACCCGGAACTCACAGACGTGTTCGGTCTCAAGCGAATCCCTGACGAGTCGGTCCTCTCACGGACGTGGCGCAATCGCTTCGACGACGGTGTTCGAGGCTACATCACCGCCAGCGCACACCTCTTAGTCAAGGAAATCCACAACGAGGACCTCTCTGTTCCCGAAGTCCGGCCACTAGAAGAGGTCAAGCAGCCATCAGAAGAGGATGCTGACTCGGCTGAGGATGCTACCGAGTTCTCTGACGAAGAAATCTACCGTACAACCCGTCTCGCTCGTGAGCATGGCTTCGGGCCGTTCGACTCCGGGAGAGCCCAGAACGCGACGTACGAGGATACACGATTCTTCGAGCTCCAAACGTTCATCGGAATGGTCAATTGTGGTACTCCACAAGGCGCAGTACGGTTCAAATTCCGTCGGGGCACAGAATACGGTCCTCACGGTGACACGCACCTCCGTGCAGTCAAGCAATTCAATCCCGAAGATCTGCTCGAAGGATTTCAACAGGCGACAGAACGGTTGCTTTCGGTGATTCAATCAGAGTCCTCGTTTCGCCGTCCAGTCACGGTAGCGATTGATATCACGACCATTCGCTACTTCGGTAATGTAGAGGGAATGCCGATGGTCAGCGGCACGAAAGACGGCAAAGGACGGGCATTCAAGTTCGCCACGCTCTCAATTGTTGGATGGAATATCCCACTGATTCTCGCTGTCGAACCGGTTCGTGAGAGTTCATCATGGGACGAGAACCCGCCGAACCGGATTCATCGCGTGGTCCGACGACTCGTTCGACGCGCACAGGAGCACGTCCCCATCGAGATGGTGCTGTGCGACCGCGAATTCGACTCGATGCAGGTATCTCAGACGCTCTTGAATCTCGACGTCAACTATCTCATCCCGAAGCGAATCCACAGTACCGAACGCGAAAACATCGAGACGATGGACGAAGATGGGCAAGAAGTCGCCGTTGAATCGGCTACTGTCCATGTCGATCATGGGTCGCACGCGATGCAGTTTCTGTACGTCCCCTCAACGAAAGGAGAGGGCACAGCGGTCTTTGCGACGAACCTCTCAGTCGGTTCCAAGGAAGCTGAGACGTTCTGCCGCCGTTACAGCCGCCGCTGGCAGATCGAGAACGGGTACAAGAGCATCAAGAACGACTTCTTGGCGAAGACATCGTCGAAGGACTATCGAGTGCGGCTGTTCTACTTCGTGTTCGCGGTGCTACTGCACAATATCTGGCGGCTTACCGATTTCCTGTTGAAGGCTGGTGTCGGTGGTGAGATGGATTACGCTCCGGTTCTGACAGCTGGCGAGTGTGTCGAGTTGGTCTGTTCAGCACTGATTCCGCCGGATTAA
- a CDS encoding SHOCT domain-containing protein — translation MGLFDRGSGSEYREEAKKLVANAQSESVTMDILTQTKGSTLGIVQYFNDGPLITHLETGEQPHFIYRSMQPLKTDDGEKFKFGVNYRNFVAITDRRVIFATPSKDGDLIIPIPYDSITLVRIAPHGSTRFSGVDRVFEITTDEKTYTFNSDRNLTDINDNELLAMAEYVVKQNDDIELVDEVSAKDEAIDDADPSGDEDVLDENVIVQFSGGTLRIPNLETGGDQEIHNPGRPTWTKAATIKGNDYETRLKEVKVTIDEVYIRAGTPEKGIAHMMEEQEITRRYYQIEAVDYKSGYDHGMHLHSGSLVYQLEFPSKKVEKEKIMQAIEYIRDRIEEEQTEHSRSEEDPDSDEGRADPLEKLERLSALYENGALSDEEFETKKAELLEQI, via the coding sequence ATGGGCCTTTTCGACCGCGGATCGGGCTCGGAGTACCGCGAGGAAGCGAAAAAGCTGGTTGCGAATGCACAGAGCGAGTCAGTGACGATGGATATCCTAACACAGACGAAGGGGTCTACGTTAGGGATTGTCCAGTACTTCAACGATGGCCCGCTCATCACTCATCTCGAAACGGGTGAGCAACCACATTTTATTTACCGGTCGATGCAGCCACTGAAGACGGACGATGGTGAGAAGTTCAAATTCGGGGTCAATTATCGGAATTTCGTCGCTATCACAGACCGTCGCGTCATATTTGCGACTCCGTCGAAAGATGGCGATCTGATTATTCCGATCCCATATGACTCAATCACACTCGTCCGGATCGCACCGCATGGTTCGACGAGATTCTCCGGGGTCGATCGCGTTTTTGAAATCACGACCGACGAAAAGACTTACACCTTCAATTCTGATCGCAATCTCACCGACATTAATGACAACGAATTGTTGGCAATGGCGGAGTACGTCGTCAAACAGAACGACGACATCGAGCTAGTAGATGAGGTTTCAGCGAAGGATGAAGCAATCGATGACGCCGACCCGTCTGGTGACGAGGATGTGCTCGACGAGAACGTGATTGTGCAGTTCTCTGGCGGAACACTGCGGATACCGAACCTCGAGACCGGTGGCGACCAGGAAATACACAACCCCGGTAGGCCTACCTGGACGAAAGCGGCGACAATCAAAGGGAATGATTACGAAACGAGGCTGAAAGAGGTGAAGGTCACGATCGATGAGGTGTATATCCGAGCGGGAACTCCGGAGAAAGGCATCGCACATATGATGGAAGAGCAGGAGATCACTCGACGGTACTACCAAATCGAAGCTGTCGACTACAAATCCGGGTACGATCATGGGATGCATCTACATAGTGGTAGCTTAGTCTACCAACTCGAGTTCCCCTCGAAAAAAGTGGAGAAAGAGAAGATTATGCAGGCGATCGAGTACATCCGAGATCGTATTGAGGAGGAGCAGACTGAACATTCGCGATCGGAGGAGGATCCCGACTCAGACGAGGGGCGTGCTGATCCGCTCGAAAAATTAGAGAGACTGTCTGCCTTATACGAGAACGGCGCCCTCTCTGACGAGGAGTTTGAGACGAAGAAAGCTGAGTTACTGGAACAGATTTGA
- a CDS encoding metal-dependent hydrolase, translated as MYRHGHLGITLLILAPISYALVQTGQFALTGLLVLGVLIIEPLPDNDHWVPGLSHRGVSHSLLTAGVIGLICAGCGWLLGRYLTVPLAHWMQTSVLPATNTTVVVIATEQLAALTPETLAGLGFVIGVLGICAHLAGDIITVSGIHPFLPFSRRRISLSRLRAASTLANTVFLLLGVLAMGTVIFALSPFAGAFP; from the coding sequence ATGTACCGACACGGCCACCTCGGCATCACACTTCTCATTCTCGCACCAATTTCCTATGCACTCGTCCAAACTGGTCAGTTCGCACTTACTGGGTTGCTCGTTCTTGGCGTCCTCATTATCGAACCTCTTCCTGATAACGACCACTGGGTACCTGGACTCTCGCACCGTGGCGTGAGTCACTCGCTGCTGACCGCTGGCGTCATTGGACTCATATGTGCCGGTTGTGGTTGGCTTCTTGGACGGTATCTGACTGTCCCACTTGCACATTGGATGCAGACGAGTGTCCTTCCAGCGACCAATACGACGGTAGTTGTAATCGCGACTGAGCAACTTGCCGCACTCACTCCCGAGACACTCGCCGGACTCGGGTTTGTCATCGGCGTTCTCGGTATTTGTGCCCATCTCGCCGGTGACATCATTACGGTCAGCGGTATCCATCCATTCCTCCCGTTTTCTCGGCGCCGGATCTCACTGTCACGCCTTCGTGCTGCGAGCACACTCGCGAACACCGTCTTTTTGCTGCTTGGCGTGCTCGCGATGGGGACAGTCATTTTCGCACTCTCTCCGTTCGCAGGAGCGTTCCCGTAA
- a CDS encoding helix-turn-helix transcriptional regulator: MTNLESDQDDSADPDENESALDFASYNLPTDLTAFQAHLLCVIYRLGPAEGVDLQEALEDIYPEPINHGRLYPGLDRLVEKGLISKQTKASDKRRNAYATVGRGDWAVEEYHRFMHDIVTPE, translated from the coding sequence ATGACTAATTTAGAATCCGACCAGGACGACTCTGCTGACCCAGACGAGAACGAATCCGCTCTTGATTTTGCGTCCTATAATCTCCCGACTGATCTCACTGCCTTTCAGGCACACCTGTTGTGCGTCATCTACCGCTTAGGGCCAGCTGAGGGTGTTGATCTGCAGGAGGCGTTAGAAGACATCTATCCTGAGCCGATCAATCATGGCCGATTATATCCTGGCCTCGACCGACTCGTGGAGAAAGGGTTGATCTCGAAGCAGACAAAAGCAAGCGATAAGCGACGGAATGCGTATGCGACTGTCGGTCGTGGCGACTGGGCGGTCGAAGAGTATCACCGATTCATGCACGATATTGTGACGCCAGAGTAG
- a CDS encoding AAA family ATPase: MDGQENITSTAAQNNRSLDPKRLTRIALSTLIASICYFLVPIGLLLVTGELASTVGILIPAIIGVFAIWTVPTLVTSIIYDLTNQVARLDSQDIDTGWILGEVIGLTLLTGVWFLPLWTHLFPQLAGILQLFRVAPMLDEPWLMGLSWIACIPIQLTSFSVVLGSDEDHSKETKKQRAQSRDRNHQDSQSTKRQEQSQHQNHNKETMTDIQSDFTFGWESAPTTTFRDVGGMDALKRNIMRSVLRPLSHTDAAYERFNVSPPNGILLHGPPGTGKTHFARAIAGELGHPYLELSAGDIKSRWVNESTEQVNQLFNEAEQFERCVIFVDEIDALLAGRGNDLHREHAQVVNEFLAHLDDEDPSFLLIAATNRADLLDEAATRRGRFDQQYEVGLPDKEAREKIFKVRLQTLPTELDQEEYEKLAERSTELSSADIVGIVDDAAMKAAERDAQAITYEDLAESFPDSMTTG, translated from the coding sequence ATGGACGGTCAAGAAAACATAACGTCCACCGCAGCGCAGAACAATCGCTCACTCGATCCCAAGAGACTTACTAGAATTGCGCTCTCGACACTGATTGCTTCGATATGTTATTTCCTTGTTCCAATTGGATTATTATTGGTCACAGGTGAACTCGCCTCGACTGTTGGTATACTCATTCCAGCAATTATCGGAGTATTTGCTATTTGGACCGTTCCAACTCTTGTAACCTCTATAATCTATGACCTCACGAACCAGGTAGCTCGATTGGATTCCCAAGACATAGATACTGGATGGATTCTTGGAGAGGTCATCGGACTAACTCTACTAACAGGTGTGTGGTTTCTTCCGCTCTGGACCCACCTTTTCCCACAGCTTGCAGGAATCTTGCAACTCTTCCGTGTTGCTCCCATGCTCGACGAGCCATGGCTAATGGGCCTTAGTTGGATCGCATGCATTCCGATACAGTTGACGAGCTTTTCAGTAGTTCTCGGCTCGGATGAGGACCACTCAAAGGAGACAAAGAAACAGCGAGCACAATCTCGAGATCGTAACCACCAGGATAGTCAATCCACCAAACGACAAGAGCAGAGTCAGCATCAGAATCACAACAAAGAGACGATGACGGATATTCAGTCTGATTTCACATTTGGCTGGGAGTCAGCGCCCACCACGACGTTTCGCGATGTTGGGGGCATGGACGCCCTCAAACGCAATATAATGCGGTCAGTGCTTCGCCCGCTCTCGCACACTGACGCTGCCTACGAACGATTCAACGTCTCGCCACCAAACGGCATCCTCCTGCATGGCCCACCTGGTACCGGAAAAACGCATTTCGCTCGGGCAATTGCTGGTGAACTCGGCCATCCATACCTCGAGCTGAGCGCTGGCGATATCAAAAGCCGGTGGGTGAATGAGTCCACCGAGCAAGTTAACCAGTTGTTCAATGAGGCCGAGCAGTTCGAGCGCTGTGTGATCTTCGTCGACGAGATAGACGCACTCCTTGCCGGTCGTGGGAACGATCTTCACCGGGAGCACGCCCAAGTCGTCAACGAGTTTCTGGCGCACTTGGACGATGAAGACCCGAGTTTTCTGCTCATTGCGGCAACGAACCGTGCAGACTTGCTTGATGAAGCCGCCACCCGCCGTGGCCGCTTTGACCAGCAGTATGAGGTTGGTCTTCCCGACAAGGAGGCACGCGAGAAAATCTTCAAAGTCCGATTGCAAACGCTCCCGACTGAGCTCGATCAAGAGGAATACGAGAAGTTAGCCGAGCGATCCACCGAGCTCAGTAGTGCTGATATTGTTGGGATTGTTGACGACGCTGCAATGAAAGCTGCTGAACGAGATGCGCAAGCAATCACGTACGAGGATCTCGCCGAGTCGTTTCCTGATTCGATGACTACTGGATAG
- a CDS encoding SHOCT domain-containing protein, with product MTLARRLTTRTTTLTTLTMVLLATTAGTVVSHTNGTIGGTHSWGGHMWGDSWMTGPGWMGLWGLLWIGLLIVVPLVLVYIFAGRHDTERETDSATAVLRERYARGEINDEEFERLRAKLS from the coding sequence ATGACTCTCGCACGCCGACTCACAACGAGAACAACAACACTGACCACTCTCACGATGGTGCTCCTCGCAACGACGGCTGGAACGGTCGTCTCTCACACGAACGGTACGATCGGCGGTACTCACTCGTGGGGCGGTCATATGTGGGGTGACAGCTGGATGACCGGTCCCGGCTGGATGGGTCTCTGGGGACTCCTCTGGATAGGTCTCCTCATTGTGGTCCCCCTTGTGCTCGTGTACATCTTCGCAGGGCGCCACGATACCGAGCGTGAAACTGACTCCGCGACGGCGGTGCTTCGAGAGCGATACGCTCGGGGTGAAATCAACGATGAGGAGTTTGAACGACTTCGGGCGAAACTGTCGTAA